Genomic DNA from Bacteroidota bacterium:
CGCAAGTATTACCAAAGGCATCTCTACTATTACAGATAACTTAAAAGGATTCGGCAAAATATTTTCTGGCGAAGTATCAGCTTCCAATTCCGTGCAAGGCCCCATAGGTATCATGAAATTTTATGGTGAATATTGGGACTGGACAAAGTTTTGGTCACTCACCGCTATGATATCGATGGTACTTGCATTTATGAACCTATTACCAATCCCAGCACTCGATGGAGGTCATGTAGTATTCTTATTAATTGAAATTATTATTCGTCGCCCATTGAGCGAAAAAATATTGGAAAGAGCCCAAGTAGTAGGAATGATAATTCTGCTAACTTTAATGGTTCTCATATTTGGAAACGATATCTGGAAAACGTTTATTAAGTAGCAATATTAGATATATAGTTGTATATATTATTGTTATTGAAATCTATCTAACAGGGATAAATATTTTTACCAAGGTTCCCATCGGGAGGCCATCTTCGTCTGTCAAATCGTGATATTCAACTCCTATAGTTTTGTGCTTACCGTGGTTTAACAATTCCAAGCGGCGGCTTGTGGCACTGGTGCTGAATGAATCAAATTTCTTTACCCTCTTTTCATTTATCTGCATGCTTGCATTTCTCCCAATACCATTATCTTCTATACTACAGCATATTGTTTCATCGTCCTTCGCGGCAAAATTGATGTTGAGTTTACGATTGGTTTTGCGGTGAAGCAATCCATGTTTCAATGCATTTTCTATATAAGGTTGAATTATCATGGGCGGTATTAATTTCTCTTCTACCTTTATGTTGGGGTCAACAGTTATATTATAGGTAAATGTATCTTCGAAACGGATACTTTCCAGTGCTAGGTAAAGTTTTAATTTCATCATCAATACCAATGCTTTGTTTTTGACTCATGTCGAGATATAGACGGATGAGATTGCTGAATTTGCCCAAATACTCTTGAGCGGTTGCTTTTTCATTGAGCAAAATAAATTCTTGTATACTATTAAGTGCATTAAAAATAAAGTGAGGATTCATTTGTGCCTTAAGTGCTGTAAGCTCACTGGCCCGTAAGTCTTGTTCCGATTTTGACTTTTCAATTATTATATTATTTCTTTTTTCTAGCACTTTCATTCTCATCTTATATAATATTCCCAAAGTGATAAATGCTATAAGTAAAATAATACTATAAAACCACCACGCTTGCCAAAAAGGTTTGTTAATATTAAAATGAAATTGAGCAGGCACACTGGCTAGACCATCTTCATTCATTGCTATTACTTCAAAAGTATAATTACCTGGTGGTAGGCTTGGGAAACGGACAAAACTGTTCCTACTGTCTGAGTTTACCCAAATGCTGTCGAGCCCAACCAAGCGATACCGATATGCAAAACGCCCCCTGCTACTATATGCTAATCCTATGAAGTCGATGCGGATATTGTTATGATTGTGTGATAAACTCATGCCATCGAATAGTGTAGTGTCTTTTTCTGCAATGGCAATACCTGTTATATATATTTGTGGTGCTGTATTGCTCGAACAGTCCAAATCATCAGGGAAAAACTGAATTCCTTGCTTGTGCATATCCATACTTTGCCTCCGGTGGCCAAAATATCATTTACATCATTTCCAACCAATCCATCTTCACGCGTAAAGCTACTTATTTTACTTGTTGTAAAATTATAAAACTGCACCCCTTTTTCTGCATAAAACCAAACCCCTTTTTTTGTAACACTGAGACTTTTTACAAAGTTACTCAGAAGCCCATCGGCAATTGTGAGTTGTTTAATAATGCTGTTGTTTTTAATACAAATTAATCCATGATCAGTAGTGCCTGCCCATAATGAGCCATCAGTAGCAGCGGCAAATCTGTATGCTACAATTGGTTTCCTAAACTTATCGAGTAGATTATTGGCTTCACCATTTTTAAAGTATTGTATCCCTCCCACAAATGAAGTCCATATAGTCTGATTTGCACGATCTAAATACAAACAGCGTGGTCGTTGATTGGCTAACTGCAAAAAACATTTTGGGTTTTTAGCTGTTTCCCCATCATGGGTCATCCACTTAAAATTTTTCAGCCAAGTTTTATTGAGATAGTTGCCGCAGCAGGGTTTGTTTTCTTTGTTTCTGATGGCTGCATTATTTGGGTCAGCATATATATAATTACCCTGTTCGTCCACTGCAATTCCTTTAGCATGCGGTATTGTTAAACCTCCTTGTATAATATTCCCCTTCGCATCTAATTCTATAAGTGAATTGTAAGTTGCATACAATCGATTATTATATAAATCAAAATGTAATAATTCACAATCTTTTTTTACCCCTACATCAATTGTTTTTGTCCATTTTCCGGTAGTGGCATCTATCATACTTATCAATCCATTATTATGGGCACAATAAAGGGTTCCATTTCCATCTGTGGCTAGAAAGGCTGGCGGATTAATTGGCATTTGTGAATTGCCGCTACTAAGCATTTGTATACTTCTGTTACGCATCACAAACACCCCGTTTTTGAGGGTGCTAATCCAAATATTTCCTTCGCGGTCTTGTATTATATATGATACTTGCTCGCCTTTCAAAAAAACTTCAGGTTCGGCTGTGGCATTCTTAAAGTATAGTAATCCATTATAGGTGCTTGCATATAATTCACCACTCGGCATTCTGAAAATATTGGTATAAAAACCTTCAAATGATTTCACCCATTTGGTAATTGGATGCGGTACTATTCTACCATTTTTTAATTCATATACTTCT
This window encodes:
- a CDS encoding histidine kinase, producing the protein MHKQGIQFFPDDLDCSSNTAPQIYITGIAIAEKDTTLFDGMSLSHNHNNIRIDFIGLAYSSRGRFAYRYRLVGLDSIWVNSDSRNSFVRFPSLPPGNYTFEVIAMNEDGLASVPAQFHFNINKPFWQAWWFYSIILLIAFITLGILYKMRMKVLEKRNNIIIEKSKSEQDLRASELTALKAQMNPHFIFNALNSIQEFILLNEKATAQEYLGKFSNLIRLYLDMSQKQSIGIDDEIKTLPSTGKYPFRRYIYL
- a CDS encoding two-component regulator propeller domain-containing protein, with translation MQYDGHNFLSVPFDRLSNKNKSNNLLGYLPIHQPDGSLFVIEKNTNKEVYELKNGRIVPHPITKWVKSFEGFYTNIFRMPSGELYASTYNGLLYFKNATAEPEVFLKGEQVSYIIQDREGNIWISTLKNGVFVMRNRSIQMLSSGNSQMPINPPAFLATDGNGTLYCAHNNGLISMIDATTGKWTKTIDVGVKKDCELLHFDLYNNRLYATYNSLIELDAKGNIIQGGLTIPHAKGIAVDEQGNYIYADPNNAAIRNKENKPCCGNYLNKTWLKNFKWMTHDGETAKNPKCFLQLANQRPRCLYLDRANQTIWTSFVGGIQYFKNGEANNLLDKFRKPIVAYRFAAATDGSLWAGTTDHGLICIKNNSIIKQLTIADGLLSNFVKSLSVTKKGVWFYAEKGVQFYNFTTSKISSFTREDGLVGNDVNDILATGGKVWICTSKEFSFSLMIWTVRAIQHHKYI